One Proteinivorax tanatarense DNA segment encodes these proteins:
- a CDS encoding YeiH family protein, with the protein MIIKICPGLALAAALAAFSVYVTELLPYHLIGASVLSLIIGMFINPFISKHDCFNTGINFTSKKVLKFSIILMGLSLSFSQVVEVGRISLVVMIFTLLTAFLGGYLVGKLLKLDWKLAGLLSAGTGICGGSAIAAVGPVIEADDSAMAYAISATFVFDILMVILFPIMGNYFNMTDLGFGLWTGTAINDTSSVVAAGYSFSDVAGNYSVIVKLTRTLAIVPVVLVFSVIHAKIAKKESNDNSKVSIIKIFPWFILLFIAMVAIKSTGIIPDPITVSISNFSRFLMVMALGAIGLKTSFNKLIQAGFAPLLHGFTISMAVVVVSFVIQVFLGQV; encoded by the coding sequence ATGATTATAAAAATTTGCCCGGGATTAGCTTTAGCTGCTGCTCTTGCTGCTTTTTCTGTTTATGTCACTGAGCTCTTGCCTTACCACTTAATTGGAGCTAGTGTGTTATCCCTTATCATTGGTATGTTTATTAACCCCTTTATCTCAAAACATGATTGTTTCAACACTGGAATTAACTTTACGTCAAAAAAGGTATTGAAATTTTCCATTATACTAATGGGCCTTTCATTAAGCTTTTCACAAGTTGTTGAGGTGGGAAGAATATCTCTTGTAGTTATGATTTTTACTTTGTTAACCGCTTTTTTAGGCGGGTACCTAGTTGGTAAACTCCTCAAATTAGATTGGAAGCTAGCAGGTCTTCTATCCGCAGGAACCGGTATATGCGGCGGATCTGCTATAGCAGCTGTGGGCCCGGTTATAGAAGCTGACGATAGTGCCATGGCTTATGCTATTTCTGCGACCTTTGTTTTTGACATTTTAATGGTTATTCTGTTTCCAATTATGGGAAATTATTTTAACATGACTGATTTAGGATTTGGTCTTTGGACAGGTACAGCTATAAATGATACATCTTCTGTGGTAGCAGCGGGATATTCTTTTTCTGATGTTGCTGGTAACTATTCCGTTATAGTAAAACTCACTAGGACCTTAGCGATTGTTCCAGTTGTACTTGTTTTTTCAGTTATCCATGCTAAGATAGCTAAAAAAGAATCCAATGATAATTCCAAGGTTAGCATTATTAAAATTTTTCCATGGTTTATTCTTCTATTTATAGCAATGGTAGCAATAAAAAGTACAGGTATTATTCCCGATCCTATAACTGTCTCTATATCAAATTTTAGTAGGTTTCTAATGGTTATGGCATTAGGTGCCATTGGCTTAAAAACCAGCTTTAATAAACTTATCCAAGCAGGGTTTGCTCCTTTGTTGCACGGATTTACCATTTCTATGGCAGTAGTAGTAGTTTCATTTGTAATACAAGTATTTTTAGGTCAAGTATAA
- a CDS encoding TIM-barrel domain-containing protein, translating into MKTFIMDNGIKVFQYGNPVETDAVKGKKIRKDVAEVVKPFFNEENCTIDLNLKKEDVVYGFGGNLGGINKRGRIYESYCTDEPSHTEEKKALYGAHNFFIISGETNCGYFIDYPSRITYDVGFSNLDSLNISISGHDFTLYIIEGEKIETIISNFLKIIGKAYVPPKWGFGYFQSRWGYKNKKEVLEVRNTFVENKIPLEGIYLDLDYMEDFKDFSISNERFDCFKEFVNQLKKEGTYLIPIIDAGVKVEKGYDVYEEGISGDHFCKNKEGNPYTAAVWPGQVHFPDFFKEDTQKWFGEKYKLLTDSGIEGVWNDMNEPAIFYDEQSLDEAIDLATESKGKNLNVFSFFDLKDKFCNLANREEYYRSFYHQVGDELKSNHEVHNLYGHYMTKSASLGLSSLLNDKRFVLISRASSIGTHRYGGIWTGDNCSFWSHLEQNIKNMPSLNMCGFFYTGADTGGFGNDCYGEMLVRWMQFSVFTPLLRNHSAIGCVNQEPYAFGDKIMETSKKLIEARYSLLPFIYSEYMKSVNQYKVMFKPLSFEFSDQLSKQAEDQLFLGNEIMIAPVCKANHEGRFVYLPEKMAEVSFGKDCESLQIKNSGIHYLDYGLEDFKFFLRKNSIVPLVTPSMNVKQLSQEKLKVLAYVESKAEYNLYDDDGVSYQYLQGKSFSTNIKITRNKGDFKVEVSNTNPSIKEIDLTIIDESNNVKLKKIKL; encoded by the coding sequence ATGAAGACTTTTATAATGGATAATGGGATTAAAGTTTTTCAGTACGGAAATCCTGTGGAAACTGATGCTGTAAAAGGGAAAAAAATTAGAAAAGATGTTGCAGAAGTTGTTAAACCTTTTTTCAATGAGGAAAATTGCACTATTGATCTTAATTTGAAAAAGGAAGATGTTGTTTATGGTTTCGGTGGAAATTTAGGGGGAATCAATAAGCGAGGAAGAATCTATGAATCTTACTGCACAGATGAACCAAGCCATACTGAGGAAAAAAAGGCACTGTATGGAGCTCATAACTTTTTTATTATATCTGGGGAAACTAATTGTGGCTATTTTATAGATTATCCTTCTCGTATAACATACGACGTAGGTTTTTCCAATTTAGACTCTTTAAATATTTCAATTTCAGGTCATGATTTTACTTTGTATATTATTGAAGGGGAAAAAATAGAGACTATAATATCAAATTTTTTAAAAATTATCGGTAAAGCTTACGTTCCCCCAAAATGGGGATTTGGATATTTTCAAAGCCGGTGGGGGTATAAAAATAAAAAAGAAGTGTTGGAGGTACGCAATACTTTTGTAGAAAATAAGATCCCTTTGGAAGGTATTTATCTTGATTTGGATTATATGGAGGATTTTAAGGATTTTAGTATATCTAATGAAAGATTTGATTGTTTTAAAGAGTTTGTAAACCAGCTCAAGAAAGAAGGGACTTATCTTATACCAATTATTGATGCCGGTGTAAAAGTTGAGAAAGGTTACGATGTATATGAGGAAGGTATTTCTGGAGATCATTTCTGTAAAAACAAAGAAGGCAATCCTTATACAGCGGCAGTATGGCCTGGACAGGTTCACTTTCCAGACTTTTTTAAAGAAGATACACAAAAATGGTTTGGTGAAAAATATAAGCTTTTAACTGATAGTGGTATAGAAGGTGTATGGAACGATATGAATGAGCCAGCTATTTTTTATGATGAACAATCTCTTGACGAGGCAATCGACCTAGCTACAGAATCTAAAGGTAAGAATTTAAATGTCTTTTCCTTTTTTGACCTAAAAGATAAGTTCTGCAACTTAGCTAATAGAGAAGAATACTATCGTAGCTTTTACCATCAGGTAGGGGATGAGTTAAAATCTAACCATGAAGTTCATAACCTATATGGTCATTACATGACAAAATCAGCTAGTTTAGGTTTGAGTAGTTTATTAAATGATAAGAGATTCGTTCTTATATCTAGGGCTTCCAGCATTGGAACCCATCGGTACGGAGGTATTTGGACTGGGGACAACTGTTCTTTTTGGTCTCATTTAGAACAAAACATTAAAAATATGCCATCCTTAAATATGTGTGGCTTCTTTTATACAGGGGCTGATACAGGTGGTTTTGGTAATGATTGTTATGGTGAAATGTTAGTTAGGTGGATGCAATTTAGTGTATTTACACCTCTTCTTAGAAATCACTCCGCCATAGGATGCGTAAACCAAGAACCTTACGCATTTGGAGATAAAATAATGGAAACTTCTAAAAAGTTAATAGAAGCAAGGTATAGCTTATTGCCGTTTATATATTCTGAATATATGAAATCTGTTAATCAATATAAAGTGATGTTTAAGCCGTTATCCTTTGAATTTTCTGACCAACTATCTAAGCAAGCTGAAGACCAACTTTTTTTAGGTAATGAAATAATGATTGCCCCGGTTTGCAAGGCTAATCATGAAGGAAGATTTGTTTATCTTCCCGAGAAAATGGCGGAAGTTTCTTTTGGCAAAGATTGTGAAAGCTTACAAATCAAAAATAGTGGTATTCACTACTTAGATTATGGACTGGAGGACTTTAAATTCTTTTTAAGAAAAAACTCTATTGTTCCTCTGGTTACCCCTTCTATGAACGTTAAGCAGCTAAGTCAGGAGAAACTAAAAGTACTAGCCTATGTTGAGTCAAAGGCGGAATATAATCTATATGACGATGACGGCGTTTCCTATCAATATCTGCAAGGAAAGTCATTTAGCACTAACATAAAAATAACTAGAAATAAGGGTGACTTCAAAGTAGAAGTTAGCAACACAAACCCATCTATCAAAGAGATAGACCTTACCATTATAGATGAAAGCAACAATGTTAAACTTAAAAAAATTAAATTGTAG
- a CDS encoding methyl-accepting chemotaxis protein: MNNKFVIGANKSLIWLCFFIGILSSIITYLVESHIVIPFIVLVSWLALTFAFLTYRKDPANPWVKYVLAVPMMTTYTMVAITGSSIAFIFAFPLMGAFAVFGDKLLTSGVFTVVIGVNVVNAIIGKYSTENFFVIIAVVVLTCIVQFVNSNIIEKSNKENSEFISQLKLEKENRDKIIASILGTTEELTISSESLKNTLKETGVSIEEVSKVIEEIAKSSSVQASDTEEGAKESELLSNGIDEIVTVTESLGEISGETEGLKNQGLSIIAKLDEKTKESNQSIMMLRDMVKKTNQSTEAINIAISSISDIAQQTNLLALNASIEAARAGEAGKGFAVVADEIRKLAEQSSKSADEINSVITNLKEDTDLTYDKMEGTIEIIDSQTNAIENTHSIFNSLADSIEITKEKINVLKTTEDKMLKTKETIMAVLQNLTSIAQQNAASTEEVSSSVEEQSSSITGIAKIGENLDNLAQKLKNTAEKFNN; this comes from the coding sequence ATGAACAACAAGTTTGTTATTGGGGCTAATAAAAGTTTGATTTGGCTATGTTTTTTTATTGGAATTTTATCATCTATAATAACTTATCTAGTTGAGTCACATATAGTAATCCCTTTCATTGTATTAGTTAGCTGGCTGGCGCTAACATTTGCTTTTTTAACTTATAGAAAAGATCCAGCAAATCCATGGGTTAAATATGTTTTAGCTGTACCGATGATGACCACATATACTATGGTTGCTATCACTGGTAGTAGTATCGCTTTTATATTCGCTTTTCCTTTGATGGGCGCTTTTGCGGTTTTTGGAGATAAGCTATTGACTTCCGGAGTCTTTACAGTAGTAATCGGCGTCAACGTAGTAAACGCTATAATAGGCAAATATAGCACTGAAAATTTTTTTGTGATTATTGCTGTAGTTGTATTAACATGTATAGTTCAGTTTGTTAACTCAAACATAATCGAAAAGTCTAACAAGGAAAACAGTGAATTTATTAGTCAATTAAAGCTAGAAAAGGAAAATAGAGACAAAATCATAGCCTCAATTTTAGGTACTACCGAGGAACTCACTATTTCATCAGAAAGTCTTAAAAATACGTTAAAAGAAACAGGCGTATCCATTGAAGAAGTATCTAAGGTGATTGAAGAAATTGCCAAAAGCTCGTCAGTTCAAGCTAGTGATACAGAGGAAGGCGCAAAAGAGTCTGAACTTTTATCCAATGGAATTGATGAAATAGTCACAGTTACAGAAAGTTTAGGTGAAATCTCTGGCGAAACTGAAGGTTTAAAAAATCAAGGTCTTTCAATAATCGCAAAACTAGATGAAAAAACAAAAGAAAGTAATCAATCAATTATGATGTTAAGGGATATGGTTAAAAAAACAAACCAAAGTACAGAGGCTATTAATATAGCAATAAGCTCCATTAGTGACATAGCGCAACAAACCAACCTTCTAGCCTTGAACGCTAGCATTGAAGCAGCAAGAGCAGGAGAAGCTGGTAAAGGTTTTGCGGTAGTTGCTGATGAAATTCGAAAATTAGCTGAACAATCGTCTAAATCTGCTGATGAAATTAACAGTGTGATTACTAACCTTAAGGAAGATACAGACCTAACCTATGATAAAATGGAAGGTACTATTGAAATAATTGATTCTCAAACCAATGCCATTGAAAACACCCATTCTATCTTTAACAGCTTAGCTGATTCTATAGAGATAACTAAAGAAAAAATAAACGTTCTTAAAACTACCGAAGATAAAATGCTAAAAACTAAAGAGACGATTATGGCTGTTTTGCAAAACCTCACTTCTATAGCTCAACAAAATGCAGCTAGCACTGAAGAAGTCTCAAGTTCTGTTGAAGAACAGTCCTCATCTATCACGGGTATAGCTAAAATAGGCGAAAATCTAGATAATCTTGCTCAAAAGTTAAAAAATACAGCAGAAAAATTTAATAATTAA
- a CDS encoding methyl-accepting chemotaxis protein, with amino-acid sequence MNNKFIATANKSLMILCFFIVLLSSPASFVTEGTHISTTLSLVFAWIALAYCMFLFKKDSASKYIKYILAFFYMATYIAATLTSAEYLAFLFAFPLIGAFSVFGNKKLTGGVLAIVLSVNAINVFLGAYPDGGVVLIITVIMLTSVVQFVNTSIIGRSSQENSEYISKMEQEEQKKNNIIESLIKTTNQLASSSDHLKNTVKESSISIEEVAKVVEEIAKSSSVQADDTESGAKEAQNLSSSIDDIVEATEELGGISTETENLKNDGLSIINQLNNKTKESNDAISSLRKMIQSTNDSTEAINIASSSISQIAQQTNLLALNASIEAARAGEAGKGFAVVADEIRKLAEESAKSADEINNVIGDLKESTDQTFDKMEGAIDIINSQTSSIKDTQNIFNTLASSIEATKEKINVLSTTEKDMLNMKESILSILENLTSIAQQNAASTEEVSSSVEQQSSAMDGLTDISSNLDNLARNLKSTADKF; translated from the coding sequence ATGAATAATAAGTTTATAGCAACCGCAAACAAAAGTTTAATGATCTTATGCTTTTTTATAGTTCTTCTATCATCACCGGCATCTTTTGTCACAGAAGGTACTCACATTAGTACAACACTTTCACTAGTATTTGCATGGATAGCTCTAGCATACTGTATGTTTTTATTTAAAAAAGATTCTGCTAGTAAGTATATCAAATACATATTAGCATTTTTTTACATGGCTACTTATATTGCTGCTACTTTAACTAGTGCGGAATACTTAGCTTTTCTATTTGCCTTTCCTTTGATAGGCGCTTTCTCAGTTTTCGGTAATAAAAAGTTAACAGGTGGAGTTTTAGCTATAGTTTTGTCAGTAAATGCCATAAATGTTTTTTTAGGAGCTTATCCCGACGGCGGTGTCGTTTTAATTATAACTGTTATTATGCTAACTAGTGTTGTACAGTTTGTTAACACAAGTATCATTGGCAGGTCGAGTCAAGAAAACAGTGAATATATTTCCAAAATGGAGCAGGAAGAACAAAAAAAGAATAACATTATAGAATCACTTATCAAAACAACAAATCAACTAGCAAGTTCTTCAGACCATCTTAAAAACACAGTTAAAGAGTCAAGCATCTCTATTGAAGAAGTTGCTAAGGTAGTTGAGGAAATTGCAAAAAGTTCTTCTGTTCAGGCCGATGATACAGAAAGTGGTGCTAAAGAGGCACAAAACCTTTCTTCTAGCATTGATGACATAGTAGAAGCGACAGAAGAGTTAGGTGGAATCTCAACTGAAACCGAAAATCTTAAAAATGATGGTCTTTCGATAATAAACCAATTGAATAACAAAACTAAAGAAAGTAATGATGCTATAAGCTCTCTTAGAAAAATGATTCAAAGTACCAACGATAGCACAGAAGCTATAAATATTGCTAGTAGCTCTATCAGCCAAATAGCCCAACAGACCAACCTATTAGCTTTAAACGCTAGTATAGAAGCCGCAAGAGCAGGAGAAGCTGGAAAGGGATTTGCCGTTGTAGCTGACGAAATAAGAAAGTTAGCTGAAGAGTCTGCGAAGTCCGCTGATGAAATCAACAATGTAATAGGAGATCTTAAAGAAAGTACAGACCAAACCTTTGATAAAATGGAAGGCGCTATTGATATCATCAACTCCCAAACCTCCTCTATCAAAGATACCCAAAATATATTTAACACATTAGCCAGTTCCATAGAAGCTACAAAGGAAAAAATAAATGTGTTAAGTACCACTGAAAAAGATATGCTTAACATGAAAGAAAGTATCTTGAGTATCCTAGAAAATCTTACGTCTATAGCTCAACAAAATGCAGCTAGCACAGAAGAAGTTTCTAGTTCCGTGGAGCAACAATCATCTGCCATGGATGGGTTAACAGATATTAGTTCAAATCTAGATAACTTAGCTAGAAATCTCAAATCTACAGCTGATAAATTTTAA
- a CDS encoding PucR family transcriptional regulator has product MHYNVGREVIFVVSLGEIYSILTSYDCTFINNQGDTKIDDISFITEKTQRIESTVLYLGKASQLLNSNLKEEKGSFILIKDMEISSSTVLTKGNYFLLPAQADLFEVFNVIKPQLIDNIQSMRNATNLLNTLIHSRGLKYIIKRSSEILNNPVILIDNSYRVIAYSKADQIKEKFWQENIRLGYCSFEFISEVKKIDALVKSPNTEKPFVVNCYASPNDKLVSKVIIGEKLVGYLIVLQSEEHFTYKTHEFLALLSTVIAQEINNNKDFSNMVGLMYENLLLDILDKKIDDHKLIEERIKRSELKMKKNFKVLVFDILSYNPSRFYRENLKNGLNKIFSSIYSVFYKDCVVSLISSDDDEPIDSEVEKRLLNFLEKHDLTIGVSKTFTNILDLSLQYKKTLRALEVGEKICEQDKIFYCEKHEFYLLLDKLNKNNGITDLKQYSHPVIQKLEQYDRNNDTYYLNTLFKYLKNNQNVNRTAKELFIHRNTMTYRINKIKEMTLIDFEDAETVFHIQMSHKIYDYQKNIL; this is encoded by the coding sequence ATGCACTATAATGTTGGTAGAGAGGTGATATTTGTGGTAAGTCTAGGTGAAATTTATAGCATTTTAACCAGTTATGATTGTACATTTATTAACAATCAAGGGGATACAAAAATCGATGATATCAGTTTTATAACGGAAAAAACACAGCGAATAGAAAGTACTGTGTTATATTTAGGGAAAGCATCTCAATTGTTAAATAGCAACCTTAAAGAAGAAAAAGGAAGTTTTATATTGATAAAAGATATGGAAATTTCCAGCTCAACTGTATTAACTAAAGGGAACTACTTTCTTCTTCCTGCACAGGCAGATTTATTTGAGGTATTTAACGTTATAAAACCACAACTGATAGATAATATTCAATCTATGAGAAATGCCACTAATCTCCTCAATACCTTAATTCACAGTAGGGGATTAAAATATATTATAAAAAGATCTTCGGAAATATTAAATAATCCTGTAATACTAATTGATAACAGTTATAGAGTAATTGCTTATAGTAAAGCAGATCAAATAAAAGAGAAATTTTGGCAGGAAAATATAAGGTTAGGATATTGTAGCTTCGAATTTATTTCAGAAGTTAAGAAAATAGATGCATTAGTAAAATCTCCTAACACTGAGAAACCTTTTGTAGTAAACTGTTATGCCAGTCCTAACGACAAGTTAGTTAGTAAGGTGATTATTGGAGAAAAACTAGTGGGCTATTTGATAGTGCTTCAAAGTGAGGAACATTTTACATACAAAACACATGAATTTTTAGCGCTACTAAGTACTGTGATCGCACAAGAAATTAACAACAATAAGGATTTTAGTAATATGGTGGGGCTAATGTATGAAAATCTTTTGTTGGATATCCTAGACAAGAAAATCGACGATCACAAACTAATTGAAGAAAGAATAAAAAGATCTGAGTTAAAAATGAAAAAGAACTTTAAGGTTTTGGTGTTTGATATTTTAAGCTATAATCCTTCAAGGTTTTATAGGGAAAACTTAAAAAATGGATTGAATAAGATTTTTTCTAGCATTTATTCGGTATTTTACAAGGACTGTGTAGTTTCTCTTATAAGCTCTGATGATGATGAGCCTATAGACTCTGAGGTAGAAAAAAGATTGCTAAACTTTCTTGAAAAACATGACCTGACCATTGGTGTAAGTAAAACATTTACAAATATACTGGATCTCTCTTTACAATACAAAAAAACCTTAAGAGCTTTAGAGGTTGGAGAGAAAATTTGTGAGCAAGATAAAATTTTCTATTGTGAGAAGCATGAGTTTTATCTTTTGTTAGATAAGCTTAATAAAAATAATGGTATTACAGACTTAAAACAATATAGCCATCCGGTCATTCAAAAGCTAGAGCAATATGATCGAAATAATGATACATATTATCTAAACACTCTTTTTAAATACTTGAAAAATAACCAGAATGTTAATAGAACGGCAAAAGAATTATTTATCCATCGCAACACCATGACATATAGAATAAACAAAATAAAAGAAATGACTCTAATTGACTTTGAAGATGCTGAAACAGTTTTCCATATCCAAATGTCTCATAAGATTTACGATTATCAAAAAAATATTTTGTAA